In the genome of Pseudomonas sp. LBUM920, one region contains:
- the guaD gene encoding guanine deaminase produces the protein MPLTRKAYRAAILHSIADPAEVGIEASYEYFEDGLLVIDNGQISALGHASDLLPTLPADIDITHYQDALITPGLIDTHIHLPQTGMVGAYGEQLLDWLNTYTFPCESQFADKAHAEEVADIFIKELLRNGTTTALVFGSVHPQSVNSFFEAAEKLDLRMIAGKVMMDRNAPDYLTDTAESGYQESKALIERWHGKGRLHYAVTPRFAPTSTPEQLTLAGQLLGEYPDLYMQTHISENLQEVAWVKELFPERKGYLDVYDHYKLLGERSVFAHGVHLCDDECARLAETGSAVAFCPTSNFFLGSGLFNLPMAEKHKLNVGLGTDVGGGTSFSLLQTLNEAYKVMQLQGARLSPFKSLYLATLGGARALRLEDKIGTLQPGTDADFLVLDYNATPLLSYRLKQANNIAETLFVLMTLGDDRAVLRTYAAGNLVHQR, from the coding sequence ATGCCTTTGACTCGCAAAGCCTACCGTGCCGCCATCCTGCACAGCATTGCCGACCCTGCTGAAGTGGGGATCGAAGCTTCCTATGAGTATTTCGAAGACGGCCTGCTGGTGATCGATAACGGCCAGATCAGCGCCCTGGGCCACGCCAGCGATTTGTTGCCGACACTGCCCGCCGATATCGACATTACCCATTATCAGGATGCGCTGATCACCCCAGGCCTGATCGACACCCATATCCACCTGCCGCAAACCGGCATGGTCGGCGCCTATGGCGAGCAGTTACTGGATTGGCTCAACACCTACACCTTCCCGTGCGAAAGCCAGTTCGCCGACAAGGCGCACGCCGAAGAAGTCGCGGATATCTTCATCAAGGAACTGCTGCGCAACGGCACGACCACGGCGCTGGTGTTCGGCAGCGTGCACCCGCAATCAGTCAATTCATTCTTTGAAGCGGCCGAAAAACTCGACCTGCGCATGATCGCCGGCAAGGTGATGATGGACCGCAACGCGCCGGACTATCTGACCGACACCGCCGAATCCGGCTACCAGGAAAGCAAGGCGCTGATCGAACGCTGGCACGGCAAGGGCCGTTTGCACTATGCGGTCACGCCACGTTTTGCCCCGACCAGCACCCCGGAGCAACTGACGCTGGCCGGGCAACTGCTGGGCGAATACCCAGACCTGTACATGCAGACGCACATCAGTGAAAACCTGCAGGAAGTGGCATGGGTGAAAGAGCTGTTCCCGGAGCGCAAGGGCTACCTGGACGTGTATGACCACTACAAATTGCTGGGCGAACGCTCGGTGTTTGCCCACGGCGTGCACCTGTGTGATGACGAGTGCGCACGGTTGGCGGAGACGGGTTCGGCGGTGGCGTTCTGCCCGACGTCGAACTTCTTCCTCGGCAGTGGGTTGTTCAACTTGCCGATGGCCGAGAAGCACAAATTGAATGTCGGCCTGGGCACCGACGTGGGCGGCGGCACCAGCTTCTCGCTGCTGCAAACCCTGAACGAAGCCTACAAAGTCATGCAACTGCAGGGCGCGCGGTTGAGCCCGTTCAAGTCGCTGTACCTGGCCACTTTGGGCGGCGCGCGGGCGCTGCGTCTGGAAGACAAGATCGGCACGTTGCAGCCGGGTACCGATGCGGACTTTTTGGTGCTGGATTACAACGCCACGCCGCTGCTGAGCTATCGCTTGAAGCAGGCCAATAACATTGCCGAAACGCTGTTTGTGTTGATGACGCTGGGGGATGATCGGGCGGTTCTGCGGACCTACGCAGCCGGCAATCTCGTGCACCAACGCTGA
- a CDS encoding GntR family transcriptional regulator — translation MNEQLQPLKKQPRAGKAGRSGTQDDIVYAHIFEAILEQRLAPGTKLSEEALGEIFGVSRTIIRRALSRLAHEGVVLLRPNRGAVVASPSVEEARQVFLARRLVERAITELAVQHATAEQLAELRQMVNDERDSFSRGDRGAGIRLSGEFHLKLAEAAKNAPLISFQRSLVSQTSLIIAQYESGNRSHCSYDEHTQLIDAIEARDATLAVNLMMHHMDHIDSKLNLDEESASDDLHAVFSHLLQTKKPGRSSVKL, via the coding sequence ATGAACGAACAGTTGCAACCTCTCAAGAAACAACCGCGAGCTGGCAAGGCCGGTCGCAGCGGAACCCAGGACGATATTGTCTACGCGCATATCTTCGAGGCCATCCTTGAACAACGCCTGGCGCCCGGAACCAAGTTGAGTGAAGAGGCACTGGGCGAAATCTTCGGCGTCAGCCGCACCATCATTCGCCGCGCGCTCTCGCGTTTGGCCCATGAAGGCGTGGTACTGCTGCGGCCCAATCGTGGTGCGGTGGTGGCGAGCCCGAGTGTAGAAGAAGCGCGCCAGGTATTCCTGGCCCGGCGTCTGGTCGAACGGGCGATCACGGAATTGGCAGTGCAGCACGCCACGGCCGAACAGCTGGCCGAGCTGCGCCAGATGGTCAACGACGAGCGTGACAGTTTCTCCCGCGGCGACCGCGGTGCTGGTATCCGCCTCTCCGGCGAATTCCACCTCAAGCTGGCCGAGGCGGCGAAGAACGCGCCGCTGATCAGCTTCCAGCGCAGCCTGGTGTCGCAGACCTCGTTGATCATCGCCCAGTACGAAAGCGGCAACCGCTCGCACTGTTCCTACGATGAGCACACGCAGCTGATCGACGCGATCGAAGCACGCGATGCAACGTTGGCGGTGAACCTGATGATGCACCACATGGATCACATCGACAGCAAGCTCAACCTCGATGAGGAAAGCGCGTCGGATGATTTGCATGCGGTGTTCTCGCATTTGTTGCAGACGAAAAAGCCGGGTCGCTCGTCCGTAAAACTGTAA
- a CDS encoding benzoate/H(+) symporter BenE family transporter has translation MNDATQAPLRPLADTSASAIVAGFIAMMTGYTSSLVLMFQAGQAAGLTTAQISSWIWAISIGMAVCSIGLSLRYRTPITIAWSTPGAALLITSLGGVSYGEAIGAYITCAVLVTLCGLTGSFEKLVKRIPASLAAALLAGILFKIGSEIFVAAQHRTGLVLGMFFTYLIIKRLSPRYAVLAALVLGTVLSGLMGLLDFSGFHLEVATPVWTTPHFSLAATISIGIPLFVVAMTSQNMPGVAVLRADGYTVPASPLITATGLASLVLAPFGSHGINLAAISAAICTGPHAHEDRNKRYTAAVWCGVFYGIAGVFGATLAALFAALPKELVLSIAALALFGSIINGLSIAMNEPKEREAALITFMVTASGLTLFSIGSAFWGIVAGVLTLLILNGRKA, from the coding sequence ATGAACGACGCCACCCAAGCGCCTTTGCGCCCGTTGGCCGACACTTCTGCGTCGGCCATCGTCGCCGGCTTCATTGCCATGATGACCGGCTACACCAGCTCGCTGGTCCTGATGTTCCAGGCCGGACAAGCCGCCGGGTTGACCACGGCGCAGATTTCTTCGTGGATCTGGGCCATCTCCATCGGCATGGCGGTGTGCAGCATCGGCCTGTCCTTGCGCTATCGCACGCCCATCACCATTGCTTGGTCCACACCCGGCGCGGCGTTGTTGATCACCAGCCTGGGCGGCGTAAGTTACGGCGAGGCCATTGGTGCCTACATCACCTGCGCCGTACTGGTGACGCTGTGCGGGCTGACCGGCAGCTTCGAGAAACTGGTCAAGCGCATCCCGGCGTCGCTGGCGGCGGCCTTGCTGGCGGGGATTCTGTTCAAGATCGGCAGCGAGATTTTCGTCGCCGCGCAGCATCGCACCGGCCTGGTCCTGGGGATGTTTTTCACATACCTGATCATCAAGCGCCTGTCGCCCCGCTATGCGGTACTCGCCGCGCTGGTGCTCGGCACTGTGCTGTCGGGGCTGATGGGGTTGCTGGATTTCAGTGGCTTTCACCTGGAAGTGGCAACGCCGGTATGGACCACGCCGCATTTCTCGCTGGCGGCGACCATCAGTATCGGCATCCCGCTGTTCGTGGTGGCGATGACCTCGCAGAACATGCCCGGCGTCGCCGTGTTGCGCGCCGACGGCTACACCGTGCCCGCCTCGCCTTTGATCACCGCAACCGGCCTGGCCTCGCTGGTGCTCGCGCCCTTCGGCTCCCACGGCATCAACCTGGCGGCCATCAGCGCGGCCATCTGCACCGGGCCGCATGCCCATGAAGACCGCAACAAGCGCTATACCGCTGCGGTGTGGTGCGGCGTGTTCTACGGGATTGCCGGGGTATTTGGCGCGACCTTGGCGGCACTGTTCGCAGCATTGCCAAAGGAACTGGTGCTGTCGATTGCAGCGTTGGCGTTGTTTGGCTCGATCATCAATGGCTTGAGCATCGCCATGAATGAGCCGAAGGAGCGCGAAGCGGCGCTGATCACCTTTATGGTCACCGCGTCAGGCTTGACGTTGTTTTCCATCGGTTCGGCGTTCTGGGGGATTGTGGCGGGGGTGTTGACGCTGCTGATTCTGAACGGGCGCAAGGCATAA
- a CDS encoding YggL family protein, producing MATNRSQRLRKKLCVDEFQELGFELNLDFNEGLSEEAIDAFLEAFIKEAMEANGLGYVGGDDYGLVCLQKRGSVSEEQRAAVEAWLKTRSELTKAEVSPLLDVWYPEKPINAAK from the coding sequence ATGGCGACTAACCGTTCCCAGCGTCTGCGCAAAAAACTGTGCGTTGATGAATTTCAAGAGCTGGGTTTCGAACTGAACCTGGACTTCAACGAAGGCCTGAGTGAAGAAGCTATCGACGCTTTCCTCGAAGCATTCATCAAAGAAGCCATGGAAGCCAACGGTCTGGGCTATGTCGGCGGCGATGACTACGGTCTGGTTTGCCTGCAGAAGCGTGGCTCGGTCTCCGAAGAGCAGCGTGCTGCCGTTGAAGCCTGGCTGAAAACCCGTTCCGAGCTGACCAAGGCTGAAGTCAGCCCGTTGCTGGACGTGTGGTATCCGGAAAAGCCGATCAACGCGGCTAAGTGA
- the dacB gene encoding D-alanyl-D-alanine carboxypeptidase/D-alanyl-D-alanine-endopeptidase, which yields MIKSFRCVLLAGFLLPLAFSAAAAPINNTLPPNVAQALQKAKLQNTALSLVMLPLTGPGTPTVFNADVSVNPASTMKLVTTYAALEMLGPNHQWKTEFYTDGTLSGGVLHGNLYLKGGGDPKLNMEKLWLLMRDLRANGVQQVTGDLVLDRSFFNQPQLPEFNDDGNDENKPFLVKPDALLVNLKALRFVTRNDSGRVIVSVEPPIASIRIDNQVKVSNAKQCTGDVRYSPVTAADGSVTVTVSGQLGDGCSSQTYLSLLDHATYTAGAVRAIWQELGGTIQGRDIQAPVPKDAKVLARAFSPDLAEIIRDINKYSNNTMAQQLFLSLGAQFRNDADGDDAKAAQRVVRQWLAKKGITAPHLVMENGSGLSRAERVSAREMAAMLQAAWKSPYAAEYISSLPIAGTDGTMRKRLKTTAMRGEAHVKTGTLNTVRAIAGFSRDNNGNTWVVVAILNDSKPWGASSVLDQVLLDLYRQPKLAAAAPVL from the coding sequence ATGATCAAATCTTTTCGTTGCGTGTTATTGGCCGGCTTTCTTCTTCCACTGGCCTTCTCCGCCGCTGCCGCCCCAATCAACAACACCCTGCCACCCAACGTTGCGCAGGCCCTGCAGAAAGCCAAGCTACAAAATACCGCGCTGTCGCTGGTGATGCTGCCCCTCACCGGCCCCGGTACCCCTACCGTGTTCAACGCCGACGTCTCGGTGAACCCGGCCTCCACCATGAAGCTGGTCACCACTTACGCGGCCCTGGAAATGCTCGGCCCCAACCATCAGTGGAAGACCGAGTTCTACACCGATGGCACGCTCAGCGGTGGCGTCCTGCACGGCAACCTCTACCTCAAGGGCGGCGGCGACCCCAAGCTGAACATGGAAAAACTCTGGCTGCTGATGCGCGACCTGCGTGCCAATGGCGTGCAGCAAGTGACCGGCGACCTGGTGCTCGACCGCAGCTTCTTCAACCAGCCGCAATTGCCCGAATTCAATGACGACGGCAATGACGAGAACAAGCCGTTCCTGGTCAAGCCCGACGCCCTGCTGGTCAACCTCAAGGCCCTGCGCTTCGTGACCCGCAACGATTCGGGCCGCGTGATCGTATCGGTCGAACCGCCGATTGCCAGCATTCGCATCGACAACCAGGTGAAAGTCTCCAACGCCAAGCAATGCACCGGCGACGTGCGCTACAGCCCGGTCACCGCCGCCGACGGCAGTGTCACCGTGACGGTCAGCGGCCAACTGGGCGATGGCTGCAGTTCGCAGACTTACCTGTCGCTGCTCGACCATGCCACCTACACCGCCGGCGCTGTGCGTGCGATCTGGCAGGAATTGGGCGGCACCATCCAGGGCCGCGATATCCAGGCGCCCGTGCCCAAGGACGCCAAAGTACTCGCCCGTGCCTTCTCGCCGGACCTGGCGGAAATCATCCGCGACATCAACAAATACAGTAACAACACCATGGCCCAGCAGCTGTTCCTGAGCCTGGGCGCGCAATTTCGCAACGATGCCGACGGCGACGACGCCAAGGCTGCGCAACGTGTGGTCCGTCAGTGGCTGGCGAAGAAGGGCATCACCGCGCCGCACCTCGTCATGGAGAACGGCTCCGGCCTGTCGCGCGCCGAACGTGTCAGCGCCCGCGAGATGGCGGCCATGCTGCAAGCCGCCTGGAAGAGCCCGTACGCGGCGGAATACATCAGCTCGCTGCCGATTGCCGGCACCGACGGCACCATGCGTAAACGCCTGAAGACCACCGCCATGCGCGGCGAAGCCCACGTCAAGACTGGCACCCTGAACACCGTGCGTGCCATCGCCGGGTTCAGCCGCGACAACAATGGCAACACCTGGGTGGTGGTGGCGATCCTCAACGATTCGAAACCGTGGGGCGCCTCATCAGTGCTGGACCAGGTGCTGCTGGACCTGTATCGCCAGCCGAAGCTGGCGGCGGCTGCGCCGGTGCTCTAA
- a CDS encoding diguanylate cyclase has protein sequence MPMHAVRPKILGFISEQASAWLVALVVLLAGCALTVIVAWAAADLYQQQVRQRFQLLVNERYSRLQERFEDQEQRLASLQRFFVNSSDVSRAEFDGFAQPLLLRARAYAWAPRIFRDQRKPFEQEISRQRGTPFAIRELNSSGELAPAAERDEYVPVLYSQTQSLLGSPLGFDLLAQPLRRSVLERAQKSGTPAVSQPMQLVGVEPAYAAGVLLVAPVSKLAEAEPSGFVMAVISMRQLVADGLPKPNRDNLVMQIVDTSDTQQRVLYASSNAVGTSDLSAARRLTLGDHVYALTLRASQVFDQANHSSMSTILTMGGLLSLLLSALLYVVVSQRQRALKLVEQRTVQLRLREQELRGAHGQLRSVLNAATQVAIIATDLRGVINTFNAGAEQMLGYTSDQVLGRMTLESLHLAAELEARATRLSAAMGKRIPPSQAMLVESPDHLHQAREWTLLRENGSPLTVNMLGTVLLDDHGLWIGHLAIYLDVTEQKRAYEALAARDRLLKKLSAHVPGGIFQFTLEPKGNGRFIYASDGMRDIYEIETGVLHQDAGKVFERIHPQDVERVRLSIRLSALQLSHWREEYRVLLPQRGLRWIRGEATPEELPGGGTLWHGYVSDISDLKRVEEELRALSITDSLTGIHNRRYFQDRLKAEMLRLNRACGALSLIMLDIDHFKRINDQYGHAVGDGVLQEVCKRISQRLRRTDVFCRLGGEEFVVLCPHTDCEQAYSLAMELWQSLRSAPMDTVGIVTASFGVASWRIDEGIDGLLLRADSAVYVAKQAGRDRVEAERLRA, from the coding sequence ATGCCGATGCATGCCGTACGCCCCAAAATCCTAGGCTTTATCAGTGAGCAGGCGTCGGCTTGGCTGGTGGCTTTGGTGGTGTTATTGGCAGGTTGCGCGCTGACGGTGATTGTTGCCTGGGCCGCCGCCGATCTCTATCAGCAACAGGTTCGCCAGCGTTTTCAGCTGCTGGTCAATGAACGCTACAGCCGCCTGCAGGAGCGCTTCGAAGACCAGGAGCAACGCCTGGCCAGCCTGCAGCGCTTCTTCGTCAACTCAAGTGATGTGTCCCGCGCCGAGTTCGATGGGTTTGCTCAACCCTTGCTGTTGCGCGCCCGCGCCTATGCCTGGGCACCGCGGATTTTTCGCGATCAGCGCAAGCCGTTTGAACAGGAGATCTCGCGCCAGCGCGGCACGCCCTTTGCCATCCGTGAACTGAATTCGTCAGGGGAGTTGGCGCCTGCCGCCGAGCGCGATGAATACGTGCCGGTGTTGTATAGCCAAACCCAAAGCCTGCTGGGCTCGCCGCTCGGTTTCGACCTGTTGGCCCAGCCGCTTCGCCGCTCGGTTCTTGAGCGTGCGCAAAAAAGCGGTACGCCCGCGGTATCCCAGCCGATGCAATTGGTGGGTGTGGAGCCGGCCTATGCGGCCGGGGTTTTGCTGGTGGCGCCGGTGAGCAAGCTGGCTGAGGCCGAGCCCAGCGGCTTTGTGATGGCGGTGATCAGCATGCGACAGCTGGTGGCCGACGGTTTGCCCAAGCCGAACCGCGACAACCTGGTGATGCAGATCGTCGATACCTCCGACACCCAGCAGCGCGTGCTGTATGCCTCCAGCAATGCGGTGGGCACCAGCGACCTCAGCGCCGCGCGCCGTCTGACCCTGGGCGACCATGTGTATGCCCTCACGTTGCGTGCCAGCCAGGTCTTCGATCAGGCCAACCATTCCTCGATGAGCACCATCCTGACCATGGGCGGGTTGCTCAGCCTGCTGCTCAGTGCCTTGTTGTATGTGGTGGTCAGCCAACGCCAGCGCGCGCTGAAGCTGGTGGAGCAGCGCACCGTGCAGTTGCGCCTGCGTGAACAGGAATTGCGCGGTGCGCACGGCCAATTGCGCAGCGTGCTGAATGCGGCCACCCAAGTCGCGATCATCGCCACTGACCTGCGCGGGGTGATCAACACGTTCAATGCCGGGGCCGAGCAAATGCTGGGGTACACATCCGACCAGGTGCTGGGGCGCATGACCCTGGAAAGCCTGCACCTGGCCGCTGAACTCGAGGCGCGCGCCACCCGTTTGAGCGCGGCCATGGGCAAGCGCATCCCGCCAAGCCAGGCGATGCTGGTGGAGAGCCCGGACCACCTGCACCAGGCGCGCGAGTGGACCCTGTTACGCGAAAATGGCAGCCCCTTGACGGTGAACATGCTCGGTACCGTATTGCTGGACGACCATGGCCTGTGGATCGGGCATCTGGCGATTTACCTGGATGTCACCGAGCAGAAACGCGCCTACGAGGCGTTAGCGGCGCGCGATCGTTTGCTGAAAAAACTCAGTGCCCATGTGCCCGGCGGGATCTTCCAGTTCACCCTGGAACCCAAGGGCAACGGGCGTTTCATCTATGCCAGCGATGGCATGCGCGACATTTATGAAATCGAAACCGGCGTGTTGCACCAGGACGCGGGCAAGGTCTTCGAACGCATTCATCCCCAGGACGTCGAGCGGGTCCGCCTGTCGATACGCTTGTCGGCGTTGCAGCTGAGCCATTGGCGCGAAGAGTACCGCGTGCTGTTGCCACAACGCGGCCTGCGCTGGATTCGCGGCGAAGCCACGCCTGAAGAACTGCCGGGCGGCGGTACGCTGTGGCATGGCTACGTGTCGGATATTTCCGACCTCAAGCGGGTAGAGGAAGAGCTGCGCGCGCTGTCCATCACCGATTCGCTGACGGGCATTCATAACCGGCGTTATTTCCAGGATCGCCTCAAGGCCGAGATGCTCAGGCTCAACCGCGCCTGTGGGGCGCTGTCGTTGATCATGCTGGATATCGACCACTTCAAGCGCATCAACGACCAGTACGGTCACGCGGTAGGCGATGGGGTTTTGCAGGAGGTATGCAAGCGCATCAGTCAGCGCCTGCGGCGCACGGATGTATTTTGCCGACTGGGCGGCGAAGAGTTCGTGGTGCTATGCCCGCACACTGATTGCGAGCAGGCGTACAGCCTGGCGATGGAGTTGTGGCAGTCGTTGCGCAGTGCGCCGATGGACACGGTGGGCATCGTGACTGCCAGCTTCGGTGTGGCCAGCTGGCGGATCGACGAGGGCATTGATGGGCTGCTGCTGCGGGCGGACTCGGCGGTGTATGTGGCCAAGCAGGCGGGCAGGGACCGGGTGGAGGCCGAGCGACTTAGGGCTTGA
- the rlmKL gene encoding bifunctional 23S rRNA (guanine(2069)-N(7))-methyltransferase RlmK/23S rRNA (guanine(2445)-N(2))-methyltransferase RlmL, which translates to MSDRFELFLTCPKGLEGLLIEEAVGLGLEDAREHTSAVRGMADMETAYRLCLWSRLANRVLLVLKRFPMKDAEDLYHGVLDIEWADHMVPDGTLAVEFSGHGSGIDNTHFGALKVKDAIVDKLRTPTGERPSIDKINPDLRIHLRLDRGEAILSLDLSGHSLHQRGYRLQQGAAPLKENLAAAILIRAGWPRIAAEGGALTDPMCGVGTFLVEGAMIAADMAPNLNRELWGFTTWLGHVPALWKKLHTEATERAAIGMNKPPLWVRGYEADPRLIQPARNNIERAGLSHWIKVYQGEVGTFEPRPDQNQKGLVICNPPYGERLGDEASLLYLYQNLGERLRQACMGWEAAVFTGAPDLGKRMGIRSHKQYSFWNGALPCKLLLIKVNPDQFVTGERRTPEQRQAEREQAAYDQAPTEPVERQYNKNGNPIKPAPAPVVEQARLSEGGQMFANRLQKNLKQLGKWAKREGVDCYRVYDADMPEYSMAIDLYHDWVHVQEYAAPKSIDPEKASARMFDALAAIPQALNVDKSRVVVKRRERQSGTKQYERQSAQGKFTEVSEGGVKLLVNLTDYLDTGLFLDHRPMRMRIQKEAAGKRFLNLYCYTATASVHAAKGGARSTTSVDLSKTYLDWARRNFSLNGFSDKNRLEQGDVMAWLEASRDEFDLIFIDPPTFSNSKRMEGIFDVQRDHVQLLDLAMARLAPGGVLYFSNNFRKFVLEDNLSERYAVEEISDKTLDPDFARNAKIHRAWKITAR; encoded by the coding sequence ATGTCGGACCGTTTTGAACTCTTCCTCACTTGCCCCAAGGGCCTCGAAGGCCTGCTGATCGAGGAAGCCGTCGGGCTTGGCCTTGAGGACGCACGCGAGCACACCTCGGCCGTGCGCGGCATGGCCGACATGGAAACCGCCTACCGCTTGTGCCTCTGGTCGCGCCTGGCCAACCGCGTGTTGCTGGTGCTCAAGCGCTTCCCGATGAAGGACGCTGAAGACCTTTACCATGGCGTGCTGGACATCGAATGGGCCGACCACATGGTCCCGGATGGCACCCTGGCGGTGGAATTCAGCGGCCATGGTTCGGGCATCGACAACACTCACTTCGGCGCGCTGAAGGTCAAGGATGCGATTGTCGACAAACTGCGCACCCCGACCGGCGAACGCCCCTCCATCGACAAGATCAACCCGGACCTGCGTATTCACCTGCGCCTGGACCGCGGCGAAGCGATTCTTTCGCTCGACCTGTCGGGCCACAGCCTGCACCAGCGCGGTTACCGCCTGCAGCAGGGCGCGGCACCGTTGAAGGAAAACCTGGCGGCGGCGATTTTGATTCGCGCCGGCTGGCCGCGCATTGCGGCCGAAGGCGGCGCGCTGACGGACCCGATGTGTGGCGTGGGTACCTTCCTGGTCGAAGGCGCGATGATCGCCGCCGACATGGCCCCCAACCTCAATCGCGAACTGTGGGGCTTCACTACGTGGCTCGGCCACGTTCCGGCGCTGTGGAAGAAGCTGCACACCGAAGCGACCGAGCGGGCTGCCATCGGCATGAACAAGCCGCCGTTGTGGGTGCGAGGCTATGAAGCCGACCCACGCTTGATTCAACCTGCGCGCAATAACATCGAGCGCGCCGGCTTGAGCCACTGGATCAAGGTGTACCAGGGCGAAGTCGGCACTTTCGAGCCGCGCCCGGACCAGAACCAGAAAGGCCTGGTGATCTGCAACCCGCCGTACGGCGAGCGTTTGGGTGACGAAGCCAGTCTGTTGTATCTCTACCAGAACCTCGGCGAGCGTCTGCGTCAGGCCTGCATGGGTTGGGAAGCGGCGGTGTTCACCGGCGCGCCGGACCTGGGCAAGCGCATGGGCATCCGCAGCCATAAACAGTATTCGTTCTGGAACGGCGCCTTGCCGTGCAAACTGCTGCTGATCAAGGTCAACCCGGACCAGTTCGTCACTGGCGAGCGCCGCACCCCGGAGCAGCGTCAGGCCGAACGTGAGCAAGCCGCTTACGATCAGGCCCCGACCGAGCCGGTAGAACGCCAGTACAACAAGAACGGTAACCCGATCAAGCCAGCCCCGGCCCCGGTGGTTGAGCAGGCGCGCCTGAGCGAAGGCGGGCAGATGTTCGCCAACCGCCTGCAGAAAAACCTCAAGCAGCTGGGCAAGTGGGCCAAGCGCGAAGGCGTGGATTGCTACCGTGTGTACGACGCCGATATGCCGGAATACTCCATGGCCATCGACCTCTACCACGACTGGGTGCACGTGCAGGAATACGCCGCGCCGAAATCCATCGACCCGGAAAAAGCTTCCGCACGGATGTTCGACGCCCTGGCCGCGATTCCCCAGGCGCTGAACGTCGACAAGAGCCGCGTGGTGGTCAAGCGCCGCGAGCGTCAAAGCGGCACCAAGCAGTACGAGCGCCAGAGTGCTCAGGGCAAGTTCACCGAGGTCAGCGAAGGCGGCGTGAAGCTGCTGGTCAACCTCACCGATTACCTGGACACCGGCCTGTTCCTCGACCACCGCCCGATGCGCATGCGCATCCAGAAGGAGGCGGCCGGCAAGCGCTTCCTCAACCTGTATTGCTACACCGCTACCGCCAGTGTGCACGCGGCCAAGGGTGGCGCGCGCAGCACCACCAGCGTTGACTTGTCCAAGACCTACCTGGACTGGGCACGTCGCAACTTCTCGCTCAACGGTTTCTCCGACAAGAACCGCCTGGAGCAGGGTGATGTGATGGCGTGGCTGGAGGCCAGCCGCGATGAGTTCGATCTGATCTTCATCGACCCGCCGACCTTCTCCAACTCCAAGCGCATGGAAGGCATCTTCGACGTGCAACGTGACCACGTGCAGTTGCTCGACCTGGCCATGGCGCGTCTGGCACCGGGCGGCGTGTTGTACTTCTCGAACAACTTCCGCAAGTTCGTGCTCGAGGACAACCTCAGCGAACGCTATGCGGTCGAGGAAATCAGCGACAAGACCCTCGACCCGGATTTTGCACGTAACGCGAAGATCCACCGGGCGTGGAAAATCACCGCGCGCTGA
- the rmf gene encoding ribosome modulation factor produces MRRLKRDPLERAFLRGYQYGVHGKSRELCPFTLPSVRQAWINGWREGRGDNWDGMTGTAGIHRLNELHAVG; encoded by the coding sequence ATGAGAAGACTTAAGCGTGATCCGTTGGAAAGAGCATTTTTACGCGGATATCAATATGGCGTTCATGGCAAATCCCGTGAGCTTTGCCCATTTACTCTACCGTCGGTACGCCAAGCCTGGATCAACGGCTGGCGAGAAGGACGCGGCGACAACTGGGACGGTATGACTGGCACTGCGGGAATCCACAGACTCAACGAACTTCACGCCGTCGGCTAA